In Methylomagnum ishizawai, one DNA window encodes the following:
- the ndk gene encoding nucleoside-diphosphate kinase → MAVERTISIIKPDAVAKNVIGAIYSRFEQAGLQIVAAKMLHLSREQAEGFYAVHRERGFFNDLVGFMISGPVMVQVLEGEDAILKNREIMGATNPKDAAPGTIRADFAVSIDENAVHGSDSPETAAQEIAYFFQPNELCPRTR, encoded by the coding sequence ATGGCGGTCGAACGCACCATTTCCATCATCAAGCCCGACGCTGTTGCCAAGAACGTGATCGGCGCGATCTACAGCCGCTTCGAGCAGGCCGGCCTCCAGATCGTGGCGGCCAAGATGCTGCACCTCAGCCGCGAACAGGCCGAGGGCTTCTACGCCGTCCACCGCGAGCGCGGCTTCTTCAACGACCTAGTGGGCTTCATGATCTCCGGCCCGGTGATGGTCCAAGTCCTCGAAGGCGAGGACGCCATCCTCAAAAACCGCGAAATCATGGGTGCCACCAACCCCAAGGACGCCGCCCCCGGCACGATCCGCGCCGACTTCGCCGTCAGCATCGACGAGAACGCGGTGCACGGCTCCGACAGCCCGGAAACGGCGGCGCAGGAAATCGCTT
- a CDS encoding HesB/IscA family protein produces the protein MSIILTEPAATQVSKQLAKRGTGLGLRLGVKPAGCTGFAYVVDYADAIEADDTVFEQHGAKVVVKQGDLAYLDGVEIDFRREGISEAFKFHNPNIKATCGCGESFAV, from the coding sequence ATGTCCATCATACTCACCGAACCCGCCGCGACCCAGGTCTCCAAGCAATTGGCGAAACGCGGCACCGGGCTAGGGCTACGGCTGGGCGTGAAGCCCGCAGGCTGCACCGGCTTCGCCTATGTGGTCGATTACGCCGACGCCATCGAGGCCGACGATACGGTGTTCGAGCAGCACGGGGCCAAGGTCGTGGTCAAACAAGGCGACCTTGCCTACCTGGACGGCGTCGAAATCGATTTCCGCCGCGAAGGCATCAGCGAAGCCTTCAAATTCCACAACCCCAATATCAAGGCCACCTGCGGCTGTGGCGAAAGTTTCGCGGTCTGA
- a CDS encoding cysteine desulfurase family protein, translated as MVYLDHNATTPLDGRVWEAMRPYLQAFYGNPSGLYKLGRLSRSAIDTARQQVAALVGADPAEVIFTSGGTEANNLALKGLAQALPPGLAVAGATEHPSVSEPLRFLEQLGWRVVTLPVDRAGQPETDHLDTLPRDGFRFATLMLANNETGVIHNIGPLAEWVAGRGGFLHCDAVQAAGKIALDFKRGGAHSLALSAHKIYGPKGVGALVVDRSVPLEPLLHGGGQERGQRGGTENVAAIVGFGQAAELALTELEARSARLLQLRQRLEAGLRELPGINIFAERAERLPNTVQFAIAGFDGETLVMNLDRQGIAVSSGSACASGGGEPSPVLTAMGVPADLAKGAIRASLGQDNTEADIERFLAALRTLTSTLRG; from the coding sequence ATGGTCTATCTGGACCACAACGCCACCACCCCGCTGGACGGGCGGGTGTGGGAGGCGATGCGGCCTTATCTCCAGGCTTTCTACGGCAATCCATCCGGCTTGTATAAGCTCGGCCGCCTGAGCCGCAGCGCCATCGACACCGCCCGCCAACAAGTCGCGGCCCTGGTCGGGGCCGATCCTGCCGAAGTCATCTTCACCAGCGGCGGCACCGAGGCCAACAACCTCGCGTTGAAAGGCTTGGCCCAGGCGCTGCCGCCCGGCCTCGCCGTGGCCGGTGCCACCGAACATCCCTCCGTCAGCGAACCCTTGCGCTTCCTGGAACAACTGGGCTGGCGGGTGGTAACCCTGCCAGTGGACCGCGCTGGACAGCCCGAGACCGATCATCTCGATACGCTGCCCCGCGATGGCTTCCGCTTCGCCACCCTGATGCTCGCCAACAACGAAACCGGCGTGATCCACAATATCGGCCCGCTGGCGGAGTGGGTGGCCGGACGCGGCGGCTTCCTGCATTGCGACGCGGTGCAGGCGGCGGGCAAGATTGCGCTGGACTTCAAGCGCGGCGGGGCGCATTCGCTCGCGCTGTCGGCACACAAGATTTATGGTCCCAAGGGCGTCGGTGCCTTGGTGGTGGACCGCTCGGTGCCGCTCGAACCCCTGCTGCACGGCGGCGGACAAGAGCGCGGCCAACGCGGCGGCACCGAAAACGTGGCGGCAATCGTCGGCTTCGGCCAGGCGGCGGAACTGGCGCTCACCGAACTGGAAGCGCGTAGCGCCCGGCTGCTGCAACTGCGCCAGCGTTTGGAAGCGGGCTTGCGGGAACTGCCCGGAATCAACATTTTTGCCGAGCGGGCCGAGCGCCTGCCCAATACCGTGCAATTCGCCATCGCAGGGTTCGACGGCGAAACCCTGGTGATGAACCTGGACCGCCAGGGCATCGCGGTCTCCAGCGGTTCGGCCTGCGCCAGCGGCGGCGGCGAGCCCAGCCCGGTCTTGACCGCCATGGGCGTTCCGGCGGATTTGGCCAAGGGGGCTATCCGGGCCAGCCTGGGCCAGGACAACACCGAAGCCGATATCGAGCGCTTCCTGGCCGCTTTGCGAACCCTGACCAGCACCCTACGCGGCTGA
- the iscR gene encoding Fe-S cluster assembly transcriptional regulator IscR has product MRLTTKGRYAVTALLDLAYHSEKRPVTLTDIAKRQHISLSYLEQLFARLRRAGMVEGVRGPGGGYQLSRDAGQISIADIIAAVDETIDSTRCGGKGNCQNSQPCLTHDLWMGLSDQIRQYLDSISLQDVLQRKNVRQVAERQDKQATTFGLDIPLQRDLMM; this is encoded by the coding sequence GTGCGCTTAACCACCAAAGGCCGCTATGCGGTCACCGCCTTGCTTGATCTTGCCTATCATAGCGAAAAAAGGCCGGTGACATTGACCGACATCGCCAAGCGACAGCATATCTCGCTGTCCTATCTGGAACAGTTGTTCGCCCGTCTACGCCGGGCCGGTATGGTGGAAGGCGTCCGGGGTCCGGGTGGCGGCTACCAACTGAGCCGCGACGCCGGCCAGATCAGCATCGCCGATATCATCGCCGCCGTGGACGAGACCATCGATTCCACCCGCTGCGGCGGCAAGGGCAACTGCCAGAACAGCCAGCCCTGCCTGACCCACGATCTGTGGATGGGCCTCAGCGACCAAATCCGCCAGTATTTGGATTCCATCAGCCTGCAAGACGTCCTGCAACGCAAGAACGTCCGCCAGGTCGCCGAACGCCAGGACAAGCAAGCCACCACCTTCGGCCTGGACATACCGCTGCAACGCGACCTCATGATGTGA
- a CDS encoding hydantoinase B/oxoprolinase family protein produces the protein MTTWQFWIDRGGTFTDIVARRPDGALLTHKLLSDHPERYADAALQGIRDILGLAADAPLAGIEAVKMGTTVGTNALLERKGEPTLLAITQGFADALRIGYQNRPDIFALEIRRPAPLYARVLEIEGRHDAEGRELAPLNLDAAERDLRAAYDAGYRALAVVLMHAWRAPDHERALEALARRIGFTQVSLSHQVSPGLRLVGRGDTTVADAYLSPVLRRYVERVGEGLAGGESAPRLLFMQSNGGLVEAGRFQGKDSVLSGPAGGIVGAVATAEAAGFGKIVTFDMGGTSTDVAHYAGELERALETELAGARLRVPILHIHTVAAGGGSILAYDGLSFRVGPESAGANPGPACYRRGGPLCVTDANVRLGKLRPEFFPQVFGPEGNLPLDTASVERGFAGLAEAVRAATGRAVTPEAVAEGFIEVAATHMAAAIKRISVQRGYDLADYALCCFGAAGGQHACRVADRLGISRILLHPLAGVLSAYGMGLADYRVLQERAVVAVLDQALMARLAALLAELESAGRRELAEQAVAPERIQARPRLMLRYEGTETTFPVAFGELAGLKQDFEALHRQRFGFVYPDKRLLVETAVVELVGLNPRPDSGVALPAAGLPPVPIARVPMYSGDRHHDTPVFRREHLAAGTRLIGPVLLIEPTATTVIEPGWCGEITSRGDLILTRAVALAQESTGDAGVDPARLEIFNRQFMSIAEEMGYALQNTAHSVNIKERLDFSCALFDGAGDLVANAPHIPVHLGSMGGSVRALIENHGPELRPGDAWLINSPYHGGTHLPDITVVTPLFDAAGRSILFYLASRGHHADVGGITPGSMPPFSRSIDQEGASSPGLRLVEAGQMREDTVRAWLAAGLYPARNPAQNLADLRAQIAANAKGAEGLRRLIERYSLPTVRAYMGHVQDYAEAAVRRVIERLADGEFAVEMDSGAMIRVAVAIDRERRAARIDFTGTSPQQPDNLNAPAAVCQAAVLYVFRTLVREEIPLNAGCLRPLEIIIPAGSLLNPRPPAAVAAGNVETSQQICDALYGALGVLAASQGGMNNFTFGNARHQYYETICGGAGAGRGFDGADAVQTHMTNSRITDPEVLEWRFPVRLESFAIRRGSGGAGAWRGGDGVVRRIRFLEPMTAAILSGRRYHAPFGLEGGAAGATGRNRVVRQDGTVEALDFRAEVAMAAGDVFVIETPGGGGYGPPDTGP, from the coding sequence ATGACGACTTGGCAATTCTGGATTGACCGTGGCGGCACCTTCACCGACATCGTGGCCCGCCGTCCCGATGGCGCTTTGCTGACGCATAAGCTGCTGTCCGACCATCCCGAGCGCTATGCCGATGCCGCCTTGCAAGGCATCCGCGATATTCTGGGGCTGGCCGCCGACGCGCCCTTGGCGGGGATCGAAGCCGTCAAAATGGGCACCACGGTCGGCACCAATGCCCTGTTGGAGCGCAAGGGCGAACCCACGCTGCTCGCCATCACCCAAGGCTTCGCCGATGCGTTGCGGATCGGTTATCAGAACCGGCCCGATATCTTCGCCCTGGAAATCCGCCGCCCCGCGCCCTTGTATGCGCGGGTGCTGGAAATCGAGGGCCGCCACGATGCCGAAGGCCGCGAACTCGCGCCGCTGAATCTGGACGCCGCCGAGCGGGATTTGCGTGCCGCCTACGACGCGGGCTACCGCGCCCTGGCCGTGGTGCTGATGCACGCTTGGCGGGCGCCCGATCACGAACGGGCGCTCGAAGCCCTGGCCCGCCGCATCGGGTTCACCCAGGTTTCGCTGTCGCACCAAGTGAGTCCCGGATTGCGGCTGGTCGGGCGTGGCGATACCACGGTGGCCGATGCCTATTTGTCGCCGGTATTGCGCCGCTATGTCGAACGGGTGGGCGAGGGTTTGGCCGGTGGCGAATCCGCGCCCCGCTTGTTGTTCATGCAGTCGAACGGCGGCTTGGTCGAGGCCGGGCGTTTCCAGGGCAAGGACAGCGTTTTGTCGGGTCCGGCGGGCGGCATCGTCGGGGCGGTGGCGACGGCGGAGGCGGCGGGTTTCGGCAAGATCGTCACCTTCGACATGGGCGGCACTTCCACCGATGTGGCCCATTATGCCGGTGAATTGGAACGCGCCCTGGAAACCGAACTGGCCGGGGCGCGGTTGCGCGTGCCTATCCTGCATATCCATACGGTGGCGGCGGGCGGCGGTTCCATCCTGGCTTACGACGGGCTGAGTTTCCGGGTAGGACCGGAATCCGCCGGGGCCAATCCCGGCCCGGCTTGCTACCGGCGCGGCGGACCGTTGTGCGTGACCGATGCCAATGTGCGGCTGGGCAAACTCCGCCCCGAATTCTTCCCCCAGGTATTCGGCCCAGAGGGGAATCTGCCCTTGGATACCGCCAGCGTGGAGCGCGGTTTCGCCGGATTGGCGGAAGCGGTACGGGCCGCGACGGGCCGGGCGGTGACGCCGGAAGCGGTGGCCGAAGGTTTCATCGAGGTCGCCGCCACCCATATGGCCGCCGCCATCAAGCGGATTTCGGTGCAGCGCGGCTACGATCTGGCCGATTACGCCCTGTGCTGTTTCGGCGCGGCGGGCGGGCAGCACGCTTGCCGGGTGGCGGATCGTTTGGGAATTTCCCGGATTTTGCTGCACCCCCTGGCCGGGGTGTTGTCGGCCTATGGCATGGGTTTGGCCGATTACCGGGTGTTGCAGGAACGGGCGGTGGTGGCGGTGTTGGACCAAGCTTTGATGGCGCGCTTGGCGGCCCTGCTCGCCGAACTCGAAAGCGCCGGGCGGCGGGAGTTGGCGGAACAGGCCGTCGCGCCGGAGCGAATCCAGGCCCGGCCCCGGCTGATGTTGCGCTACGAAGGCACGGAGACCACGTTCCCCGTGGCTTTCGGCGAACTGGCCGGGCTGAAACAGGACTTCGAGGCGCTGCACCGGCAGCGTTTCGGCTTCGTCTACCCGGACAAGCGCTTGCTGGTCGAAACCGCCGTGGTGGAATTGGTCGGCCTGAACCCGCGCCCGGATAGCGGGGTCGCCTTGCCCGCCGCGGGTTTGCCGCCCGTGCCTATCGCCCGCGTGCCCATGTATTCTGGCGACCGCCACCACGATACGCCAGTGTTCCGGCGCGAGCATTTAGCGGCGGGCACCCGGCTGATCGGCCCGGTCCTGTTGATCGAGCCGACCGCCACCACGGTCATCGAACCGGGCTGGTGCGGGGAAATCACCTCGCGCGGCGATTTGATCCTGACCCGCGCCGTGGCCTTGGCGCAAGAATCCACCGGGGACGCCGGGGTCGATCCGGCTCGGCTGGAAATCTTCAATCGCCAGTTCATGTCCATCGCCGAGGAAATGGGCTACGCCCTGCAAAACACCGCCCATTCGGTGAACATCAAGGAGCGGCTGGATTTTTCCTGCGCCCTGTTCGATGGCGCGGGCGATTTGGTGGCGAACGCACCGCATATCCCGGTGCATCTCGGTTCCATGGGCGGCAGCGTGCGGGCCTTGATCGAAAACCACGGCCCGGAACTCCGCCCCGGCGATGCCTGGCTCATCAATTCCCCCTACCACGGCGGCACCCATCTGCCGGATATCACCGTCGTCACGCCGCTGTTCGACGCCGCGGGCCGGTCCATCCTGTTCTATCTGGCCTCGCGCGGCCATCACGCCGATGTGGGCGGTATCACGCCGGGTTCCATGCCGCCCTTTTCCCGGAGCATCGACCAGGAAGGCGCGTCGAGCCCGGGTCTTAGGCTGGTCGAGGCCGGGCAAATGCGGGAAGACACCGTGCGGGCCTGGCTGGCCGCCGGCCTTTATCCCGCCCGCAACCCGGCACAAAACCTCGCCGACCTCCGCGCCCAGATCGCCGCCAACGCCAAGGGGGCCGAGGGCTTGCGGCGTTTGATCGAACGCTACTCATTGCCCACGGTGCGGGCCTATATGGGCCATGTGCAGGATTACGCCGAAGCGGCGGTGCGGCGGGTCATCGAGCGGCTGGCCGATGGGGAATTCGCGGTCGAGATGGATTCGGGGGCGATGATCCGGGTGGCGGTCGCTATCGACCGGGAACGGCGGGCGGCGCGGATCGATTTCACCGGCACCTCGCCCCAGCAACCCGACAATCTCAACGCGCCCGCCGCCGTGTGCCAAGCCGCCGTGTTGTATGTGTTCCGCACCCTGGTCCGCGAGGAAATCCCGCTCAACGCCGGTTGTTTGCGTCCCTTGGAGATCATCATTCCGGCGGGTTCCTTGCTGAATCCGCGCCCGCCCGCCGCCGTGGCCGCAGGCAATGTCGAGACCTCCCAGCAGATTTGCGACGCGCTGTACGGGGCTTTGGGCGTGCTGGCGGCCTCGCAGGGCGGCATGAATAATTTCACCTTCGGCAATGCCCGCCACCAGTATTACGAGACCATTTGCGGCGGGGCGGGCGCGGGCCGGGGTTTCGACGGCGCGGACGCCGTGCAGACCCATATGACCAATTCCCGCATCACCGACCCCGAAGTGCTGGAATGGCGCTTCCCGGTGCGGCTGGAAAGCTTCGCCATCCGCCGGGGCAGCGGCGGCGCGGGCGCTTGGCGCGGCGGCGATGGCGTGGTGCGCCGCATCCGGTTTCTGGAACCCATGACCGCCGCCATCTTGTCGGGACGCCGCTATCACGCGCCGTTCGGGCTCGAAGGCGGGGCGGCGGGCGCGACCGGACGTAATCGCGTGGTGCGCCAGGATGGCACGGTCGAAGCCCTGGATTTCCGGGCCGAGGTGGCGATGGCGGCGGGCGATGTATTCGTGATTGAAACGCCGGGCGGCGGTGGCTACGGACCCCCGGACACCGGGCCATGA
- a CDS encoding glycosyltransferase family 2 protein, whose product MNTSGAILVAAVRNEGPWLLEWILYHKLIGFDDILIFSNDNDDHGDFLLDRLAALGLIRHVSTTDHIPEDQSPQAFAYQSAMRSDYVRSFHWICVLDADEFLCFKRHARLVDFLREHEWCSVIYINWFLMGSSHRFQRGPEPVIQRFTRGIANPFIKTLAKTQVIADWKDPHLPELRVENTVFTRQVPAHGNSGEAAPHYIYQPDRAIVQVNHYVVKSLEEFLIKRGRARGAANIGGIRRGTAESQRDLLFFVSHDWNSIEDTTLAGRYGALVGEAMRKFVEQFQLGDLLRGIETRYAEKVRQAIAAAGIDPGIPCGQTSPSALILKRELGDQVDDELLAGFDGEWYLQHYPDVAAAYIHPLLHYVLYGRQEGREWRSL is encoded by the coding sequence ATGAACACAAGCGGCGCGATCTTGGTCGCGGCGGTGCGCAATGAGGGGCCGTGGCTGCTGGAATGGATCCTCTACCACAAACTCATCGGCTTCGATGACATCTTGATCTTTTCCAATGACAACGACGACCACGGCGACTTCCTGCTCGACCGGCTCGCCGCCTTGGGCTTGATCCGGCATGTGTCCACCACCGACCATATCCCCGAGGACCAATCGCCCCAGGCATTCGCTTATCAATCGGCCATGCGCTCCGATTATGTCCGCTCGTTCCACTGGATATGCGTGTTGGACGCCGACGAATTCCTGTGTTTCAAGCGCCATGCGCGGCTAGTCGATTTCTTGAGGGAGCATGAGTGGTGTTCGGTGATCTATATCAATTGGTTCCTCATGGGGTCCAGCCATCGCTTCCAACGTGGACCGGAGCCGGTGATCCAGCGTTTCACCAGGGGTATCGCCAACCCGTTTATAAAAACCCTCGCCAAAACCCAGGTGATTGCGGACTGGAAAGACCCGCATCTGCCCGAACTCCGGGTGGAAAATACCGTATTCACCCGGCAGGTTCCCGCCCATGGAAATTCTGGGGAGGCCGCGCCCCATTATATTTATCAGCCGGATAGGGCCATCGTCCAGGTGAACCATTATGTGGTGAAATCCCTGGAGGAGTTCCTGATTAAACGGGGACGTGCCAGAGGGGCCGCCAATATCGGCGGCATCCGGCGCGGGACGGCGGAATCCCAACGCGACCTGCTGTTTTTCGTCTCCCATGACTGGAACAGTATCGAGGACACCACGCTGGCCGGGCGTTATGGTGCCTTGGTGGGCGAAGCCATGCGGAAATTCGTGGAGCAATTCCAACTCGGCGATCTATTGCGCGGCATAGAAACCCGGTATGCCGAAAAAGTCCGGCAGGCCATCGCCGCTGCCGGGATCGACCCTGGAATACCTTGTGGTCAAACCTCGCCGTCCGCCTTGATCCTCAAGCGGGAATTGGGCGATCAAGTCGATGATGAGTTATTGGCTGGGTTCGACGGAGAATGGTATCTCCAGCACTATCCCGATGTCGCGGCGGCTTATATCCATCCCCTATTGCATTATGTGCTATATGGTCGCCAAGAAGGCCGGGAATGGCGGTCCTTATAA
- a CDS encoding TIGR00730 family Rossman fold protein — protein MRRICVFCGSRSGARPEYQEIAGQLGRLLAGRGVELVYGGGNIGLMGVVADACLAAGGGVIGVIPRSLVGREVAGRAVEHAGLTRLEVVDSMHARKARMAELAEGFIALPGGFGTFEELFEILTWAQLGFHRKPVGLLNVADYYRPLLALCDQAVAEDFLRADDRGLLLDRAEPSALLEALAAYRPVTVEPWLREEREL, from the coding sequence ATGCGAAGAATTTGCGTTTTCTGCGGCTCCCGGTCGGGGGCGCGACCCGAATACCAGGAAATAGCCGGACAACTGGGCCGCCTACTGGCCGGGCGCGGCGTGGAACTGGTCTATGGCGGCGGCAATATCGGCCTGATGGGCGTGGTGGCGGATGCTTGCCTCGCGGCGGGCGGCGGCGTGATCGGGGTGATTCCCCGGTCCCTGGTCGGGCGCGAGGTCGCGGGCCGGGCGGTGGAACATGCCGGCCTGACCCGGCTGGAAGTGGTGGATTCCATGCACGCCCGCAAGGCGCGGATGGCGGAATTGGCCGAGGGTTTCATCGCCTTGCCCGGCGGCTTCGGCACCTTCGAGGAATTGTTCGAAATCCTCACCTGGGCGCAACTCGGGTTCCACCGCAAGCCCGTCGGCCTGTTGAACGTGGCGGATTATTACCGGCCCTTGCTGGCGTTGTGCGATCAGGCGGTGGCGGAGGATTTCCTCCGCGCCGATGACCGGGGCTTGTTGTTGGACCGGGCCGAACCTTCGGCCTTGCTCGAAGCCTTGGCGGCGTATCGGCCCGTGACGGTGGAGCCGTGGTTGCGCGAGGAGCGGGAGCTATGA
- the gmk gene encoding guanylate kinase, translated as MCKGTLFVVSAPSGAGKTSLVKALRKGMDGFTVSVSHTTRAPRPGEKDGRDYRFVDRAEFERMIAAGEFLEHARVFDNHYGTARATVEAALEQGGDVLLEIDWQGARQVRTLLPDSVSVFILPPSLAALEQRLTGRGQDDPGTIARRMGDAISEMSHYGEYDYLVVNDDFAVALRELRAIVIAHRMRRARQAERHRDLIAGLLKAS; from the coding sequence ATGTGCAAAGGTACGCTGTTCGTGGTGTCCGCGCCTTCCGGGGCGGGCAAAACCAGCTTGGTGAAGGCGCTGCGCAAGGGGATGGACGGCTTCACCGTTTCGGTATCGCACACCACACGGGCACCGCGGCCGGGCGAGAAGGACGGGCGGGATTATCGCTTCGTGGACCGGGCCGAATTCGAGCGCATGATCGCGGCGGGCGAATTCCTGGAACATGCCCGCGTGTTCGACAACCATTACGGCACGGCCCGCGCCACGGTGGAAGCGGCCTTGGAGCAAGGCGGGGATGTATTGCTGGAAATCGATTGGCAAGGTGCCCGGCAGGTGCGGACCCTGCTGCCGGACAGCGTCTCGGTCTTCATCCTGCCGCCGTCGCTCGCGGCCCTGGAACAGCGCCTCACCGGGCGCGGCCAGGACGATCCCGGAACCATCGCCCGCCGGATGGGCGACGCGATTTCCGAAATGTCGCACTATGGGGAATACGATTATCTGGTGGTGAACGACGATTTCGCCGTGGCCTTGCGGGAATTACGCGCCATCGTCATCGCCCACCGGATGCGGAGGGCGCGGCAAGCCGAGCGGCACCGGGATTTGATCGCCGGATTGCTGAAGGCTTCATAG
- a CDS encoding TonB-dependent receptor domain-containing protein, whose product MHRALAPFTLCALVPLAQAEEAAQPLEEVVVSAPLEQKLSEVARPATVLTGDELDLKVGATIGETLKNEAGVTSQSFGPGVGTPVIRGQSGPRVRVMSNSLGNGDVAQLSPDHANSIEPVLADRIEVLRGPATLLYGSGAIGGVVNILDNRVPERRAEQPVSGVFEQRYNSVSDQSISNLKLEGGQDAFAFHLDGFYRDGGNLHIGGPAIAENAARQSDAALQGVDIQNSDGVIPNTSARAKGGTVGFSLVGEQGYAGASINYLGNNYGIPPDGAGGPDTRINMKQTRYDFKSELKHPLAAIEALRLRFAHVDYTHTELSGGEAATLFNNQTYEGRLELAHAPIGPVKGVLGFQAVSSDFGAISMEDPVPLVPNSQIQNYGAFAVESFEHGPGRYELGLRGESASVSPQGGPGRDYAPISASGSGQWKIDEAHAVSFAVTRSQRAPQVQELFSHGFHDATHSYESGDPNLKLETSYNLDLGYRFKASWMSAELDLFQNWVNDYIYQQQTGGVFNDDLGVFQASCSSPGACAPVVQSSQADATFKGYEAKAIFPLMENAYGMVDLTLFSDFTRGEFVAGGDVPRMPPLRYGFQVDYAYDDHWSSNLRLTRGEKQDHPGANDTETNGYVLLNLAVQYEVQAFEGAKLRVFAQGNNLLDDNIRNSTSYLRNFAPEPGRGAELGVRIAY is encoded by the coding sequence ATGCACCGCGCCCTTGCCCCATTCACCCTTTGCGCCTTGGTTCCCCTGGCCCAGGCCGAGGAAGCCGCCCAACCCTTGGAAGAAGTGGTCGTCAGCGCTCCCTTGGAGCAAAAACTGTCCGAGGTCGCCCGTCCCGCCACCGTGCTGACGGGCGACGAACTCGACTTGAAAGTGGGCGCCACCATCGGCGAAACCCTCAAGAACGAAGCCGGCGTCACCAGCCAGTCGTTCGGTCCCGGCGTCGGCACCCCGGTGATCCGGGGCCAGAGCGGTCCCAGGGTCCGGGTGATGAGTAACAGCCTCGGCAATGGCGACGTGGCCCAACTCAGTCCCGACCACGCCAACAGCATCGAGCCGGTGCTGGCCGACCGGATCGAGGTCTTGCGCGGGCCCGCGACCCTGCTCTATGGCAGCGGGGCCATCGGCGGCGTCGTCAACATCCTCGATAACCGCGTCCCGGAACGGCGGGCGGAACAGCCGGTTTCCGGCGTGTTCGAGCAACGCTATAACTCGGTATCCGACCAAAGCATCAGCAATCTCAAGTTGGAAGGCGGGCAGGATGCGTTCGCCTTCCATCTCGACGGCTTCTACCGCGACGGCGGCAATCTGCATATCGGCGGCCCGGCCATCGCCGAGAACGCCGCCCGCCAGAGCGACGCCGCCTTGCAGGGCGTGGATATCCAAAATTCCGACGGCGTCATCCCCAACACCAGCGCCAGGGCCAAGGGCGGCACGGTGGGGTTTTCGCTGGTGGGGGAGCAGGGTTATGCCGGGGCGTCGATCAACTATCTGGGCAACAACTACGGCATCCCGCCGGATGGCGCGGGCGGTCCCGATACCCGCATCAATATGAAGCAGACCCGCTACGACTTCAAAAGCGAACTCAAGCACCCGCTGGCCGCCATCGAGGCGCTGCGCCTGCGCTTCGCCCATGTCGACTACACCCACACCGAACTGAGCGGGGGCGAGGCCGCCACCCTGTTCAACAACCAGACTTACGAGGGGCGGTTGGAACTGGCCCATGCGCCCATCGGGCCGGTCAAGGGTGTGCTGGGGTTCCAGGCGGTGTCCAGCGATTTCGGCGCGATATCGATGGAAGACCCGGTGCCCTTGGTGCCGAATTCCCAAATCCAGAACTACGGGGCCTTCGCGGTCGAGTCTTTCGAGCATGGGCCGGGCCGCTATGAATTGGGTTTGCGGGGCGAATCGGCCTCGGTGTCGCCGCAGGGCGGGCCGGGCCGGGATTACGCGCCGATCAGCGCATCAGGGTCCGGGCAATGGAAGATCGACGAAGCCCACGCGGTCAGCTTCGCCGTGACCCGCTCCCAACGCGCCCCCCAAGTGCAGGAGTTGTTCTCCCATGGCTTCCACGACGCCACTCACAGCTATGAGAGCGGCGACCCCAACCTCAAGTTGGAAACCTCCTACAACCTCGATTTGGGCTACCGCTTCAAGGCGTCGTGGATGAGCGCCGAACTGGACCTGTTCCAGAACTGGGTGAACGATTACATCTATCAGCAACAGACCGGCGGTGTGTTCAACGACGATTTGGGGGTTTTCCAGGCCAGTTGCTCTTCGCCCGGTGCCTGCGCCCCGGTGGTGCAGAGCAGCCAAGCCGACGCCACTTTCAAGGGCTACGAGGCCAAGGCCATTTTCCCGCTGATGGAGAATGCTTACGGCATGGTCGATTTGACCTTGTTCAGCGATTTCACCCGCGGCGAATTCGTCGCGGGCGGCGATGTGCCGAGGATGCCGCCGCTGCGCTATGGCTTCCAGGTCGATTACGCCTACGACGACCATTGGTCGTCCAACCTGCGCCTGACCCGTGGCGAGAAGCAGGACCATCCGGGAGCCAACGACACCGAGACCAATGGCTATGTGTTGTTGAATCTGGCGGTGCAGTACGAGGTCCAGGCGTTCGAGGGGGCCAAGCTGCGGGTGTTCGCCCAAGGCAACAACCTGCTGGATGACAATATCCGCAACTCGACTTCCTACCTCCGCAATTTCGCGCCCGAACCGGGGCGCGGCGCGGAACTGGGCGTGCGGATCGCCTATTGA